From the Nodularia sphaerocarpa UHCC 0038 genome, the window CTAAGGACTTAAGCTTGAGTCTGTTTTTCTAGGATAACTAATTCATTAACTAGTCGTCACCGTATTTTTTATTCTAATCACTCTGCCGGAATTTCTCTGCGATCGTTTATGTAAATTTCATTACAAAAATAATATTAACTTTTATGACAATTTCTGCTAATATACTATATATATGCTATAAAGTCTCCTTTTTCCTCTGTCGGTGTAGACACAAGTCTTCTGACCCCCTCTAACTCCACCAGCGAGAGAACTAGCTAATTTTGCCGAACCTACCTCCGGTGTAGACACAAGTCTTCTGACCCCCTCTAACTCCCCCTTGTAAAGGGCTACGGTGTAGACACAAGTCTTCTGACCCCCTCTAACTCCCCCTTGTAAAGGGCTACGGTGTAGACACAAGTCTTCTCACCCCCTCTACCTTCAAAATCACCAAAGGAAAATATGCTACTCGGCTACGGTGTAGACACAAGTCTTCTCACCCCCTCTAACTCCCCCTTGTAAAGGGGGAGAACCGGATTTTCCCCCCTTTCCCTACGCCGAAGGCGCATCCCCGAAGGGGTTTAGGGGGGATTAAGGGGGGTAAATTCAGCGTCTGTGATTGCCAAGATGTGTGTACACCGTAGCCCTACCCTTGTGTATTTCACTCAGATGAAATATGCTCTAGGTTTTATGATCAATATTCATTAAGTAGAATCAAAAAAATAACAGTTAAATAATAGTTGAACCAGGAAGTTGAGTTACTGGTGGTTCTCCCCAGGTTTCAATTTGTTTAAATGTATGTTGGCTTAAAGGGTAAAACCGCAAACTATCTTCGCCAAAATTTATATGTCTCCGCAGTCTTTTTTTCAATTCCTGATATTGATTTTGATTGAGCAGACACTCAAATACTGAATATTGGACTCGTTGACCATATCCTTCTAATAAGTCTGAGATTTTTTTGCGTTTTTTATCATCAGGGATATCATATACTATAATATAAAATAGCATTTACCGAATTTGATAAGGCTGATATAATTGACTTGGATGATAAACGAAATTTTTAAAGCTTTTAATTTGCTGGGTGATTAAATCCCACCTTGGTTGTTTTTCACCTTGGGCATTCTGCACTTCTTCTTCTAAGCGCTGTAAGAAATATTTAATATATTTGGGACGACCATAATTATTTAAATAACAACCGCTATCATGATATTCAAAATCTTCAGCAATTTTCATGATTTTGCTATTGACTAACCACAATACCAAAGAATCAATCATCGGGGCGCGAAATTCTTCTATTAAATCAGAAGCTAGCGCCGCATGGCGTTGGGTTCCTTGATGCAGACAAGCATAATATGGATCTAGTCCCTGGAGTTCAATGATTGTCAACAAATGATTCCATAAAATTTGGTATCCAAAACTTAACATGGCGTTAACTGGATTCCCAGGAGGGCGACGACTGCGGGCTAAAAAGACAAAATCAGGATTGTTTAAACATTCACCAAAGGCGGAAAAGTATTGGGCGGCTCCAGCACCTTCTAATCCCATTAGTCGCTCGATTGTTTCGGCTTCTGCGGCTTTTTGGCGGAGAACTTCTAAACTTTTAATCGCCATTTCCGCAGTGCTGGAAGGGTTACGCCGTTGCTGTCTTTGTAAAAATGTGCGGCTATTTTTGAGTTTACCTTGGACTATGTTTCTGGCTACTAATAAGTTGTCAATATCTGTGAGTTGTTGCTGATAGCGAGACAGTTGACGGTAGCCTCTGGCTATGGGAATCAGTCTACCATAACAGTGTCCCATGCGGGATAGGTAAGCTATGGGAATATCTCGCCACAAACAAGTGCGAATTGCTTGGGTGGTGATTTGCGATTTACCAAATACTAATATTTGTTCTAGGTGTGGTAGTTGGACTTCGCCATGAATTGTTTCTCCTTGTTTGATTATTAAGGTTTCGCCTTTGAGGGTGATGTAACAACCTTGTCGAGATACATATAATGTCCGCATAAATTTGAATTTATTTATATTCGGTTTGTTTGGTGATTTGTGTTTGTTGGGAAATGATTTCGGCGACTAATGTTTTGATTTGAGTTGGTTGTAAAAACTTGACTACGGTATCACCTGCGGTGGCGTTGACAAAACTGGCAATAGTTACAAGAATTGTATTTATAATCACGGCGGCTAATCCTAAAGGTGCAATTAATAAGAGGATGAGTGTGATTGCACCGTTGACTATGGCTACTCCTAAGTTACGAACTAATGCAGCACGAGTAGTAATATACATGGTGGTTTTTTATGGGTTGGTTATAAGTTTTAAGGTAAGGCTTGGTTTGAGTTTTGACTAGGGTTTTGGCGCGAATGACGAATTTAATTTTTTCTCGGCGGCGGGGTGGGGAAATCTCGCAAGTTCCTATTTTTTCGTTGACCCGGCCGATGTCTTTCTATGTCTAGGTTCTAGGCTTTGTTTGGGGTGGTTTTTTCTCTGCGGGTGGGTGCATTTTTCTCCCCCGTCGCAAATTGCATCTGGACATTAGTCTCTGTCTTGGTTTACACTGTTGGGGTCGCTTCTCTTTGCAGAAGCGGAATTAATGGAAACCAGATGACACCAGCCTTTATCTGTCCCATCTTCATGGGATGTCGCTTCTCTTTGCAGAAGCGGAATTAATGGAAACGATTCTGCAAGGAAGGTTATCCCTTAAGTCAGGTGGCAAGTCGCTTCTCTTTGCAGAAGCGGAATTAATGGAAACTCACTATAGGCGATCGCCTCCCATCCCAAAGATTGCCAGTCGCTTCTCTTTGCAGAAGCGGAATTAATGGAAACTAGGTTCAGGTTTATCATTAGCATCAGGTATAGCTTGTCGCTTCTCTTTGCAGAAGCGGAATTAATGGAAACTTCCCGCGCTAGTTTCCCATAGCGGTTTTGTGATCTTTGTCGCTTCTCTTTGCAGAAGCGGAATTAATGGAAACAACCATTCCCCGCCGATTTTCTCAAGGATAGGAATTTCTAGTCGCTTCTCTTTGCAGAAGCGGAATTAATGGAAACCTTCCCTCAATTGAATTTGATCTCCTGGGGTGAGATTCAAATGGTCGCTTCTCTTTGCAGAAGCGGAATTAATGGAAACTTAGAAATTAACAAACGATTAGAAGCCAAAGCCCAAGGACGAGTCGCTTCTCTTTGCAGAAGCGGAATTAATGGAAACCTCAAGAACAAGCCGGGAAATTCGCCACTACCTTCGTGGTCGCTTCTCTTTGCAGAAGCGGAATTAATGGAAACGTCATCCCCTAGACCTCTATGGAAAGCTACTACTACCCCAGCAGCGTCGCTTCTCTTTGCAGAAGCGGAATTAATGGAAACAGTTATAATAATGACTTCACAGCTTCCTCAATAGAAAGCTTTGTCGCTTCTCTTTGCAGAAGCGGAATTAATGGAAACAAACCACTAATGATAAACTTTTCATTAACGCGAACGTGTGTCGCTTCTCTTTGCAGAAGCGGAATTAATGGAAACTATTTCTGTAACCTAAATACCCTCCTCCTACTAATTGTGTGTCGCTTCTCTTTGCAGAAGCGGAATTAATGGAATTAATGGAAACCTTAATTAAGCCTTATAAAAGTAATATAAAATACATTAATATTTTTCTATTAAGTATATCTAGCATAAAAACCGGGGTTTTACAAAAGATAGTGAAAACAGTATGTATCCTATATTACTGCTCCAAAACTTAACCTCAAGGGTTTTCAGCCTGTTTATTATAAAAAAAGCGTCATTTGCGTCAACTCGGCTAACCTCTCCCCCAGCCCCTCTCCTGCAACTACCGTGTACACACATCTTGGTAATCAAGCACAGAGCCTGAATTTACCCCCCTTAATCCCCCCTTGTAAAGGGGGGAAAATCCGGTTCTCCCCCTTTACAAGGGGGAGTTAGAGGGGGTCAGAAGACTTGTGTGTACACCGTAGCTCTCCTGCAAGGAGAGGGGAGAGAATTTACCCCATTTCCTTGTAGGGTTGTACATTAATAGGGAAAAATATGAGTAACTTATTAAACAGATGGCAGATATAGCAACCGCCAAGGAGATGAGGACATAGGAAAAGTCTAAAACCCAGTCAAAGCAAGTCTTTCACTTTTGACTTTTGACTTTTGCTATAGTTTCCCCCATTCCCTTGTAGGGAAGGGGGGCTAGGGGGGTTAGGTCTGCTTGATATCACAAAATTCCCAAAAATCATTCCAGAGATTCAGAACGCCGACTTCTTCAATAAATCTGGCATATTTGGAGGGATAAAATTATTGATAAAGTTCAAAAATATCCTTACCCATTTTCTTCACCTGAGCAACCAATTGCGGCGGCTGAACTACCTTGACATTACCGCCAAAACCTACTATCCAGCGCATCAATTCCACATCAGCCAAAGACCATTTAGGTAACACGACTCGAAAGCAATTAGGAAAATCTTGATCTTTGGTTTTCTTCAGACAAAACATTGATTTTGGTAATTTTAATCTCCCCCCTTGCACAGGTGGAGACATCTTCATTTGCTTCGGGGGAAATCTCTTCGTACCTTCAGTTATAAATCGGTATATGGTATTATTAAACCACAGTTCCACAGTCACACAAACTTGAGACTGTAATTGTGGATCATCACTCAAAAACAGACCCTGGTCACTGGCACTATATCCTAAAAATATTCCCGCACTCGCAGTCGCCAGTTTCTCTAATTTATCTAAAGATATTTGTTGTGCTGCTAGAGAACAAACTTGGCTTTGATGCTGTCCCATAAATAATCTATCCAGTCGTTCAAAGCGGAATAAACCTTGATACTTTCCGCTTTGACACTCATAACCCAAATACCATGCGGTGTTACTAAAGACGATTTGCAAGGGAAATGCTAAAAAGAATCCTTCTTCATCCAATGCAAACTTACCACCACCTGCAAACCGATTCAATTCTAATAATTGTCTGTTGGCGATCGCCTGTTCTAACTGTGGTAAATTTTTAACCAGAGCATCAGATGGTAAATACTCAGGATTAATCATACTCCGATTGGCGATCGCCCGTACCGGATAAACTTGATTTACAGCTAACTTACTTTCAGCCATGCGAGTAGCAAATCTAGCAAATATCTCCAAAGCAATGGGGTCATTTAAACTCTTCGCTTGAGACTGGAGAACCTCAAACACCTTAATTAACTCACTTTCTGACAAAATTGCCGTCCCAGCAAAATAACCATCTCTCATAGGGAAACTAGGTAAAATCTTATAGGGCTTTAGCACCTTTTCGATATCCTTACGGACAGAATCGCCGCCATCATCATCGATAATCCCATGTTTAGTCAGAGCAGAAACCAAACTTGTGAAGGCTTTACCCCCATTCTGCAAAAATGGGTGATGGAGAATAAAGCGAATAATTTGGATCAATCTTTGGAAACTCTGGAAATCAGAATAAGGGTGAGTTGCGGTAACTGCGGTTGGTAGAGTGTATGGGAAA encodes:
- the cas2 gene encoding CRISPR-associated endonuclease Cas2 gives rise to the protein MLFYIIVYDIPDDKKRKKISDLLEGYGQRVQYSVFECLLNQNQYQELKKRLRRHINFGEDSLRFYPLSQHTFKQIETWGEPPVTQLPGSTII
- the csx18 gene encoding CRISPR-associated protein Csx18; this encodes MYITTRAALVRNLGVAIVNGAITLILLLIAPLGLAAVIINTILVTIASFVNATAGDTVVKFLQPTQIKTLVAEIISQQTQITKQTEYK
- a CDS encoding WYL domain-containing protein — translated: MICHFLIGVPGCGKSTFASQLAQLGNYRVVSTDAIRERLYGDVSIQGVWGEIEAQVISDIVEAIALGHSVIYDATNAKRVWRMELLRKLNSQAASAVWMGWYLHTPLQICLLWNQKRSRQVPQLVIENMHNSLQDFPPVAGEGFTSVNIIDVTSPKFDFSQVPRQIALLPRTIVNRDNRNRHITLHSYSSLWDFERLMFLLALILRYPGIGNLQSTYPHLLENILGTVPDFTSAVAEITACMAKLYGNIYAQPQAIASDLHWLKQNFLIDINTIPAYPSVPDLSQDLENLSPNLSPTSPEALNSPGSLVEKPTTLTIKEISQGALNSPGSLVEKPTTIKQISPEALNSPPSLVGKGVGGLGFPYTLPTAVTATHPYSDFQSFQRLIQIIRFILHHPFLQNGGKAFTSLVSALTKHGIIDDDGGDSVRKDIEKVLKPYKILPSFPMRDGYFAGTAILSESELIKVFEVLQSQAKSLNDPIALEIFARFATRMAESKLAVNQVYPVRAIANRSMINPEYLPSDALVKNLPQLEQAIANRQLLELNRFAGGGKFALDEEGFFLAFPLQIVFSNTAWYLGYECQSGKYQGLFRFERLDRLFMGQHQSQVCSLAAQQISLDKLEKLATASAGIFLGYSASDQGLFLSDDPQLQSQVCVTVELWFNNTIYRFITEGTKRFPPKQMKMSPPVQGGRLKLPKSMFCLKKTKDQDFPNCFRVVLPKWSLADVELMRWIVGFGGNVKVVQPPQLVAQVKKMGKDIFELYQ
- the cas1 gene encoding CRISPR-associated endonuclease Cas1; amino-acid sequence: MRTLYVSRQGCYITLKGETLIIKQGETIHGEVQLPHLEQILVFGKSQITTQAIRTCLWRDIPIAYLSRMGHCYGRLIPIARGYRQLSRYQQQLTDIDNLLVARNIVQGKLKNSRTFLQRQQRRNPSSTAEMAIKSLEVLRQKAAEAETIERLMGLEGAGAAQYFSAFGECLNNPDFVFLARSRRPPGNPVNAMLSFGYQILWNHLLTIIELQGLDPYYACLHQGTQRHAALASDLIEEFRAPMIDSLVLWLVNSKIMKIAEDFEYHDSGCYLNNYGRPKYIKYFLQRLEEEVQNAQGEKQPRWDLITQQIKSFKNFVYHPSQLYQPYQIR